The following proteins are encoded in a genomic region of Vibrio sinaloensis:
- a CDS encoding MFS transporter: protein MNHAASWKTPQNFLLVISIVVPIAFSSWMALLNNFVIEKANFDGSDIGLLQSVREIPGFLAFTAVFVLVFIREQRFMLLSLAALTLGTAITGFFPSLIGLLLTTLLMSSGFHYFETLKQSLSLQWLSKDEAPEMLGKMISVGALASLVTYAALWFCLEVLQLEFKWVYLVFGGIGFALVAWMSLSFPQFQTEVTQNKKLVLRKRYWLYYALTFMSGARRQIFTVFAGFLMVEKFGYSAADVTLLFLINYLFNFLFAKRIGRFIGQVGERKALMFEYTGLIAVFVGYAVVETAQWAAILYVVDHLFFALALAIKTYFQKIADPADMASTAGVSFTINHIAAVFIPVTFGFIWLVSPAAVFFIGAGMALISFVLSLNIPRLPEAGNEVRVLRWS, encoded by the coding sequence ATGAATCACGCTGCGAGCTGGAAAACTCCCCAAAACTTTCTATTGGTTATCTCCATCGTCGTCCCCATTGCTTTTTCAAGTTGGATGGCGCTGCTCAATAACTTTGTGATTGAAAAAGCCAACTTTGATGGCTCGGATATTGGTTTGCTGCAAAGTGTCCGCGAGATCCCGGGCTTTCTCGCCTTTACCGCTGTGTTTGTGCTGGTGTTTATTCGCGAGCAGAGATTTATGTTGCTCTCGTTGGCGGCACTTACTTTGGGGACAGCCATTACCGGATTCTTCCCAAGCCTTATTGGTCTGCTGCTGACGACCCTGTTGATGTCGTCGGGTTTTCACTATTTCGAAACCCTTAAGCAGTCATTATCTTTGCAGTGGTTGAGCAAGGATGAAGCGCCAGAAATGTTGGGCAAAATGATTTCGGTGGGCGCGCTGGCATCATTAGTGACCTATGCCGCATTGTGGTTTTGCCTAGAGGTGCTACAACTCGAGTTTAAGTGGGTCTACTTAGTTTTTGGTGGTATCGGCTTTGCCCTAGTGGCGTGGATGAGTTTGAGCTTTCCTCAGTTTCAGACTGAAGTGACACAAAATAAGAAGCTGGTTTTGCGTAAGCGTTACTGGCTCTACTATGCGCTGACGTTTATGAGTGGCGCGCGCCGACAAATCTTTACCGTGTTTGCCGGATTTTTAATGGTCGAGAAGTTTGGTTACTCGGCGGCAGACGTCACCTTACTATTTTTAATCAACTACTTATTCAACTTTCTGTTCGCTAAGCGTATTGGCCGCTTTATTGGTCAGGTGGGTGAGCGCAAAGCGCTGATGTTTGAGTACACTGGTTTAATCGCGGTGTTTGTTGGCTACGCGGTGGTCGAAACCGCGCAGTGGGCGGCGATCTTGTATGTGGTTGATCATCTGTTTTTTGCTTTGGCGCTTGCGATCAAAACCTATTTTCAAAAAATTGCCGATCCGGCGGATATGGCCTCGACGGCTGGCGTCTCGTTTACCATCAATCATATCGCCGCGGTGTTTATTCCAGTTACGTTTGGCTTTATTTGGTTGGTATCGCCCGCAGCGGTGTTTTTTATCGGTGCTGGCATGGCCTTGATTTCATTTGTACTATCACTGAACATCCCTCGCTTGCCTGAAGCGGGGAACGAGGTTCGAGTATTAAGATGGAGCTAA
- a CDS encoding Gfo/Idh/MocA family protein, which yields MKIAIIGLGDIAQKAYLPVITQWPGVELIFCTRNAEVLAQLTQKHRVAQSCQDYRDVIAFQPDAVMIHAATAVHHQVASYFLTQGVATFVDKPLAGSAEQVDALYELAEKHQQPLYVGFNRRHIPLYNQHLPELALAQPGKLTSLRWEKHRLNLPGDIRTFVFDDFIHPLDSINLDCRATLEGAYITEQFAGEQLARLDIQWQAGQTLLHASMNRQFGITKERVSATYTNQAFEFDSFYQGQFWSEGENRTLALKDWTPMLASKGFEAMISDWLSVVEQGKVPSEVVARNIATHQLAEQLVAHLEAQLSR from the coding sequence ATGAAAATCGCAATAATTGGTCTGGGTGATATCGCACAAAAAGCTTACTTACCTGTGATAACCCAATGGCCAGGGGTTGAGTTGATTTTTTGCACGCGCAACGCGGAGGTTTTGGCTCAGTTGACCCAAAAGCATCGAGTAGCGCAATCTTGCCAAGACTACCGAGACGTTATCGCTTTTCAGCCCGACGCGGTCATGATTCATGCCGCCACCGCGGTTCACCATCAGGTTGCCAGCTATTTTCTCACCCAAGGCGTAGCAACCTTTGTCGACAAGCCACTGGCGGGAAGCGCTGAGCAGGTCGACGCATTGTATGAACTGGCTGAAAAACATCAGCAACCGCTCTACGTTGGCTTTAACCGTCGCCATATACCGCTTTATAATCAGCACCTGCCAGAGCTTGCTTTGGCGCAGCCTGGCAAACTGACCTCGCTACGCTGGGAAAAACACCGTTTGAATCTACCGGGTGATATTCGCACCTTTGTGTTCGATGATTTCATCCACCCGCTTGACAGTATTAACCTAGATTGTCGTGCCACCCTAGAAGGGGCTTACATCACCGAGCAGTTTGCTGGCGAGCAGCTTGCGCGACTGGATATCCAGTGGCAGGCGGGTCAAACATTGCTTCATGCATCCATGAACCGTCAGTTCGGTATCACCAAAGAGCGAGTGAGTGCGACTTATACCAATCAGGCCTTTGAGTTTGACTCTTTCTATCAAGGCCAGTTTTGGAGTGAGGGAGAAAACCGCACGCTGGCGCTAAAAGACTGGACGCCAATGCTGGCTAGCAAAGGCTTTGAGGCGATGATAAGTGATTGGCTGTCGGTGGTGGAGCAAGGAAAAGTGCCAAGCGAGGTTGTGGCGCGCAATATTGCTACTCATCAGTTGGCAGAGCAGTTAGTAGCACACCTTGAGGCGCAGCTATCGCGTTAG
- a CDS encoding LysR family transcriptional regulator — translation MDTNKLIPLLSEMAIFVNVVESGSFSKTAQKLGVSPSSVSRSVTRLENALQEKLLERTTRQMRLSTTGQEVYSLCSDMMNSAKLAVSAAQADKSEVSGSLRVAAPKALSRQVLMPMVLDFIDLYPSVALQLKVADHYIDPIGDEVDVIIHITEKPTEGLIAKPLANCRLVLCASPNYLQQHGVPTHPEDIAQHNCLCLGENPRDRIWDFTNNAKRVSVNVNGSFTVNHSEIRREAVIRGKGISVFPEFAIQSYIASKQVIEVLPDWHVGGKYQGTIVAQYAQSKFIPGQIKTFVEYLQQRFVQDASSDTGLLGLTR, via the coding sequence ATGGACACAAATAAACTTATTCCACTGCTGTCGGAGATGGCGATCTTCGTGAACGTGGTCGAGTCAGGCAGCTTTTCTAAAACGGCGCAAAAACTCGGTGTCTCCCCCTCATCGGTGAGTCGTTCCGTCACCCGATTAGAAAATGCGTTGCAAGAAAAACTTTTGGAGCGAACGACACGGCAAATGCGCTTGAGCACCACAGGCCAAGAGGTTTACAGCTTGTGTAGCGATATGATGAATTCGGCCAAGCTCGCAGTTTCTGCGGCTCAAGCCGATAAGAGTGAGGTCTCAGGCTCGCTGAGAGTCGCGGCGCCTAAAGCGCTATCACGCCAAGTATTGATGCCAATGGTGCTCGACTTTATTGACCTCTACCCCAGCGTCGCGCTGCAATTGAAAGTTGCGGACCACTACATTGACCCGATTGGTGATGAAGTCGATGTGATTATCCATATTACCGAAAAACCCACTGAGGGTTTGATTGCCAAGCCATTAGCAAACTGCCGCTTAGTGCTGTGTGCCAGCCCCAACTATCTGCAGCAACATGGCGTGCCGACTCACCCTGAAGATATCGCTCAGCATAACTGTTTATGTTTGGGAGAAAATCCGCGTGACCGAATCTGGGACTTTACCAACAATGCCAAAAGGGTGTCGGTCAATGTGAACGGCTCGTTTACCGTCAACCACAGTGAGATCCGCCGCGAGGCCGTGATCCGAGGCAAAGGAATTTCGGTGTTTCCTGAGTTTGCGATTCAATCCTACATCGCCTCCAAACAGGTGATTGAAGTGCTGCCAGATTGGCACGTCGGAGGCAAATACCAAGGCACGATTGTCGCCCAGTATGCGCAGTCGAAATTTATTCCGGGGCAAATAAAAACCTTTGTTGAATACTTACAACAAAGGTTTGTTCAAGACGCTTCAAGCGATACTGGGCTTCTGGGGCTAACGCGATAG
- a CDS encoding argininosuccinate synthase-related protein, whose translation MKKIRSIEDIQTISTAVNHVLTLFSGGLDSSYLLELLKESDVKVTALVVDLGEGIDRANLELITNHYGVDLLVLDAQQEFVEHSVVSAIQSQALYLGDYPVSSSLSRPIIASKAVEVAQQLGCDAIIHTANQSQNSLRRLNGAIEASGYQGYYGSPYEYSALSREEKANALFHSGLVGFKSRSVSGDANLWCREFESGVLDDPEGFNLSESLFTWSRWQPEQQLEQHQIKIGFRKGYPVTINDLPINLREMIAFINNHVGAYEIGRYVGFDHLDDDEKVLEVREAPAAHILMKAYKLLETATLPTDVLKAKSMQNEMWTQEAVEGRWGSPLQSASYAFIAHTAESISGSVLFKLSRGQALATSIVASNARYLRDRDNWEVDIAHQRSRRSIELTSSVQQCDHNTEATSDGHH comes from the coding sequence GTGAAAAAAATAAGAAGTATTGAAGATATTCAAACGATCTCAACGGCAGTAAATCATGTATTGACCCTTTTTAGTGGTGGTTTAGATAGCAGTTATTTGCTGGAGCTCCTTAAAGAGAGCGACGTGAAAGTGACCGCTCTGGTGGTTGACCTCGGTGAAGGCATTGACCGAGCCAACCTCGAACTCATCACTAACCATTATGGCGTAGACCTGCTGGTGTTAGATGCTCAGCAAGAGTTTGTTGAACACAGTGTCGTCTCTGCTATCCAGTCACAGGCGCTCTATCTCGGCGACTATCCGGTCAGCTCTTCTTTATCAAGGCCAATCATTGCCAGCAAAGCGGTAGAAGTGGCGCAGCAGCTCGGCTGCGATGCCATCATCCATACCGCGAACCAATCGCAAAATAGTCTCAGAAGGCTAAACGGCGCGATTGAGGCAAGCGGTTATCAAGGCTACTACGGCTCTCCGTATGAATACTCGGCGCTGAGTCGCGAGGAGAAAGCCAATGCGCTGTTTCACTCAGGCTTGGTTGGATTCAAATCACGTTCGGTGAGCGGTGATGCCAACCTGTGGTGCCGCGAGTTCGAATCGGGCGTATTAGACGATCCAGAAGGGTTCAACTTATCCGAATCACTGTTTACCTGGTCGCGTTGGCAGCCTGAGCAACAGCTCGAACAGCACCAAATTAAAATAGGATTTCGTAAGGGGTATCCGGTCACCATTAATGACTTACCGATAAACCTTAGGGAAATGATTGCTTTCATTAACAACCACGTTGGCGCGTATGAAATTGGTCGTTACGTCGGTTTCGACCATTTAGATGACGATGAGAAAGTATTAGAGGTGCGCGAAGCACCCGCTGCTCACATCCTCATGAAAGCATATAAGTTGCTGGAAACAGCAACCTTACCCACAGATGTACTCAAAGCTAAATCGATGCAAAACGAGATGTGGACCCAAGAGGCGGTCGAAGGCCGTTGGGGAAGCCCGTTGCAAAGTGCCAGTTATGCGTTCATCGCTCACACTGCCGAGTCTATCTCTGGCAGTGTTCTTTTCAAACTATCACGCGGTCAGGCGTTGGCGACCAGCATTGTCGCCAGTAACGCTCGATATCTGCGTGATAGAGACAACTGGGAAGTCGACATTGCACACCAGCGCAGTCGCCGCTCAATAGAACTGACATCTTCAGTTCAACAGTGCGATCACAACACGGAGGCCACCTCTGATGGACATCATTAA